The following nucleotide sequence is from Aspergillus nidulans FGSC A4 chromosome I.
GCAGTGCTTCATCCTTTGACGCAAAACCTATCCGCTTCAACAACAGCGATCTAAATGCGCTCTCCAGCCAGGTAGTAAACCTAGGCGCGCAAGTCTCTTCGCTGTCAAGGGACATGAGATCCGTCCGGGCAGAAGTCAGCAATATCCCTGCGCCAACAACCATATTACAATACCCGAGCAAACACGGCCAGGAAATCATTAAGACAAACTTTCTCACCAGGGGCAATGGTGTGATTGTAGATCCATTTTTGACGAGCCCTTCAGCATCACGTAAAGTCACGTGGACTCAAAGACTCTATTTCTGGCTGTCCGGCGACAAGCATATGCGCCCGCAACCGCCACTTGCCGCCATGACCCCGTGGAGCGATTTCGGAGACTGCTGGTGCAGTGCCCCGAAGAAAGGAGTAACTCAGCTCGCAGTCCTGCTGGGCCAGCGCATTGTCCCGGAGGATATCGTGGTCGAGCATCTACCAAAGGAGGCGACGATCCGGCCCCAAGTGGCCCCccaggagatggagctgtGGGCAAGGTACCGATATGTCGGAAACGGCCGTCCATACAAAAATACATGGTTTGCTTTCTTCCGGCGGTATCCGAAGAACATCGCCGGACAAGATCCTCTGCCGTCTGATCAGACGTTGGTGCGTCCGTCTGTGATAGAGGCTCTCAGGCTTGCCTGGCGTGGGGAGTCGGATGATGAGTTTTCTGATGATAAGCAGCTGGGCCCGGATTTCTTTCGTATTGCCAAGTGGATGTACGACATCAACGACACGAACAATATCCAGCGGTTCCCGGTGAATGCATACATTGATTCGCCCGATCTTCGTGTCGACAAGGTCGTTTTCCGGGTGAAGTCTAACTGGGGTGCCAACGAGACTTGCATCTACCGCTTGAAGCTCCATGGAAAGTTGTGATCGACAGGACTCCTCGGTTCCATTTTTAGAAGCTACCTGTATAGCTATCTTTTATCTGACCAGATCTAGCTCGTTAAGTGAGCAATTCTGATCGCTAGTCAGTTTGCAAGCGCAGCCTCGCCCACGAGTACTTCTCACCGGCGTCTGTCACTGCCGATCCAGTCGGCTTATACGCATACATTCATCTGAGGCGGGAGTTTGGCGTTGGAGGACGATATCCCGGATTGGCTTGGTTTTGGTTCCATTCTTAAGTGTATATAAGACTAGTCCTGTTGGTGCACATATACATTTTTGATATCTTTTCAACTCAGTTCTTACCTGTTGAATGATGACGGCCGCTAGTACTGCCACTGGACTCCACAGCATGCTGGTGAGAAGGCATGCCGACCAGAGTCATTTCAGACGCTAACACCTCCACCCTGTCTATTATCTCGCTAGATATTTCTATCAGGGCTAAGGGTGGTATATAAGCTGTCCAGTTACTAAAACGCTGGTCCCATGTGTAGACATATCTAGTAGTgagatatggatatggatatggatatcgAAGCGATGGCAATTAAGCCGTTCTGGAGTAACTTGGCTAACTATCATACAGCATGGTAGTATCTACCACGCAGGCCCATTTGCCGGAATTTCAGTGCAAGTTTCGAACAGAGGGAAATGGCAAAAGAAATGGCAAGATCCAATGATGCCTTTGCTCAGGTAGCATTACTTTGTTTCGATTTCGTTAGagcattattattatccATGTACCGTCACCTTAAGATATTGAAGTTCGACCTTTATCCACCGTCATAGAAAAACATCTCATTATCTCATCACCATTTCACAAGTCA
It contains:
- a CDS encoding uncharacterized protein (transcript_id=CADANIAT00007668) encodes the protein MPPKKAATKRTRAANSASPVPASRRSARMSPGLGGSNLPNIPTKTSFAYGSSQTPILPHMLAARPQMNLAEMADSIEEAVQTAKERENSDSPHNMPALSTSGTSGTSTRKSAETSPRRTRRQPTPDQVQLLTSLHEASSATPSTPTRHSFSSGSSVREVAEKQLYPSYMDQLPDQAEVPADADLQGLGLDNMSVISYNVERDVHDDDLKRTRSNITAPPRRVSGLDLKHSTILEEDESYIPSPSVDSFSAPAKTIISDHDPRTPLSPHSDDSTSQWEKPKDGWIPWLLRALIATLVIFGIYSLLGSASSFDAKPIRFNNSDLNALSSQVVNLGAQVSSLSRDMRSVRAEVSNIPAPTTILQYPSKHGQEIIKTNFLTRGNGVIVDPFLTSPSASRKVTWTQRLYFWLSGDKHMRPQPPLAAMTPWSDFGDCWCSAPKKGVTQLAVLLGQRIVPEDIVVEHLPKEATIRPQVAPQEMELWARYRYVGNGRPYKNTWFAFFRRYPKNIAGQDPLPSDQTLVRPSVIEALRLAWRGESDDEFSDDKQLGPDFFRIAKWMYDINDTNNIQRFPVNAYIDSPDLRVDKVVFRVKSNWGANETCIYRLKLHGKL